A region from the Geobacillus vulcani PSS1 genome encodes:
- a CDS encoding ketopantoate reductase family protein — MRVLFVGAGAVGGYFGGRLLEKGVDVTFLVRERRKQELERYGLVIHSVHGDAVLAPKLLVAGESAEPFDLVLFSSKAYHLDGAIADAKRYVGKETMILPLLNGMAHMDALWGAFGRENVLGGLCFIETTLNERGEIIQTSPVHEVRFGEWPAGRTERVELLESLFAGANARFRLSEQIAADMWNKYLFIATMSGVTTLFRAPIGPIRSGEYGSVIIDRLFREIKTIIQAHGAQLTDEMAERQRAQLEQIAPTMKSSMQRDMEKGQLIEADHLQGYLLTLAKRWGIKAPLLEAVYHNLKIYEAGRATS; from the coding sequence ATGCGCGTTCTGTTTGTCGGAGCGGGAGCGGTCGGTGGGTATTTCGGCGGCCGTCTCCTTGAAAAAGGGGTGGACGTAACGTTTCTTGTCCGCGAGCGGAGAAAACAGGAATTGGAGAGATACGGACTTGTCATCCACAGCGTCCATGGTGATGCGGTATTGGCGCCGAAATTGCTTGTTGCTGGCGAATCGGCCGAGCCGTTTGATCTCGTTTTGTTCTCAAGCAAAGCGTACCATTTAGACGGTGCCATCGCCGACGCCAAACGATATGTCGGCAAGGAAACGATGATTTTGCCGCTGCTAAATGGCATGGCTCATATGGATGCGTTGTGGGGAGCGTTCGGCCGAGAGAATGTCTTAGGCGGGCTTTGCTTTATCGAAACGACGCTAAACGAGAGAGGGGAGATCATCCAAACGAGCCCGGTGCATGAGGTGCGTTTCGGCGAATGGCCTGCAGGACGGACTGAACGAGTCGAGTTGCTCGAATCGCTGTTTGCCGGCGCCAATGCTCGTTTTCGCCTAAGTGAACAAATTGCCGCTGATATGTGGAATAAATATTTGTTCATTGCGACGATGTCGGGCGTGACGACGCTGTTCCGCGCCCCGATCGGGCCGATTCGTTCCGGCGAGTACGGGAGCGTCATCATCGATCGGCTGTTTCGAGAAATCAAAACGATCATTCAGGCACATGGGGCGCAGTTGACGGATGAAATGGCTGAACGGCAGCGTGCTCAGCTGGAGCAAATCGCCCCGACGATGAAATCGTCCATGCAGCGTGATATGGAAAAAGGGCAACTCATCGAAGCCGACCATCTGCAGGGGTATTTGTTGACGTTGGCGAAGCGGTGGGGCATCAAGGCTCCGCTGCTTGAGGCGGTGTATCACAATTTAAAAATTTATGAAGCGGGCCGCGCAACAAGTTGA
- a CDS encoding YbdD/YjiX family protein codes for MPKWLQNVLAYRRQFLDLLVGVPSYEKYVEHMKTHHPGEPIKSRKEFFCEAQEARYNAKGGKVSRCC; via the coding sequence ATGCCTAAATGGCTGCAAAACGTTTTGGCTTATCGCCGACAGTTTCTTGACTTGCTTGTCGGCGTGCCGAGTTATGAAAAATATGTGGAGCATATGAAAACCCATCATCCTGGCGAGCCGATCAAGTCGCGGAAAGAGTTTTTCTGCGAGGCGCAAGAGGCGCGCTACAATGCCAAAGGCGGCAAAGTGTCGCGTTGCTGCTAG
- a CDS encoding carbon starvation CstA family protein: MKGLKSILLWGLISVLGAAAFAILALSRGESVNAMWLIVAAVCTYAVAYRFYSRFIARNVFGLDDNRKTPAEVFNDGKDYVPTNKWVLFGHHFAAIAGAGPLVGPILAAQMGYLPGTLWIVIGVVLGGAVQDFVILFASMRRNGKSLGEMIKEEMGPVTGFIAALGILGIMIILLAVLALVVVKALIGSPWGMFTIAATIPIAILMGIYMRFIRPGRVAEASLGGFVLLILSIVVGQYVAEHPTLSAMFTLKGETIAILMIIYGFVASALPVWLLLAPRDYLSTFLKIGTIVGLALGIFVVMPDLQMPAVTKFIDGTGPVFAGNLFPFLFITIACGAVSGFHSLVSSGTTPKMIERESHARPIGYGAMLMESFVAVMAMVAACVLTPGAYFAINSPAAVIGTDVAQAAKVVSSWGFTVTPDMLAQLAKDVGEQTVLSRTGGAPTLAIGMAHILSSVIGGKALMAFWYHFAILFEALFILTTIDAGTRVGRFMIQDIMGMFYKPLGKTDSLVSNLIATTLCVLAWGYFLYQGVVDPLGGINTLWPLFGIANQMLAGIALLFATTVLFKMGKKVYVWVTLVPTTWLLVVTLTAGYQKLFHENVKIGFLSHAKLFQDSLSQGKILAPATNEAQMRQIIMNDYIDATLCAIFMLVVIAMLISALNIWIKVLQNKHVPLKEAPYVPRNGEGAKHYA, from the coding sequence GTGAAAGGGCTAAAATCGATTTTGTTATGGGGCCTGATTTCCGTCCTTGGGGCCGCAGCGTTTGCCATTTTGGCTTTAAGCCGCGGCGAGTCGGTCAACGCCATGTGGTTGATCGTCGCTGCCGTCTGCACCTATGCGGTCGCCTATCGATTTTACAGCCGGTTTATCGCCCGCAACGTGTTTGGTCTTGATGATAACCGGAAAACGCCGGCGGAAGTGTTCAATGACGGAAAAGACTATGTTCCGACAAACAAATGGGTGTTGTTCGGGCATCACTTCGCCGCCATCGCCGGCGCTGGACCGCTTGTCGGGCCGATTTTGGCCGCGCAGATGGGGTATTTGCCGGGGACGCTTTGGATTGTGATCGGCGTTGTGCTCGGCGGAGCGGTGCAAGACTTTGTGATTTTGTTTGCTTCGATGCGCCGCAACGGGAAGTCGCTCGGCGAGATGATTAAAGAGGAAATGGGTCCGGTGACGGGCTTTATCGCAGCGCTTGGTATTTTGGGCATTATGATTATTTTATTGGCTGTGTTGGCGCTCGTCGTTGTGAAAGCGCTTATCGGAAGCCCGTGGGGGATGTTTACGATCGCCGCGACGATTCCGATTGCGATTTTGATGGGCATTTACATGCGCTTCATCCGTCCGGGGCGCGTTGCTGAAGCGTCGCTTGGAGGATTTGTGCTGTTGATTTTGTCGATCGTGGTCGGGCAATATGTCGCGGAGCACCCGACGCTCTCGGCGATGTTTACGCTAAAAGGGGAAACGATCGCCATCTTAATGATCATTTATGGCTTTGTCGCTTCGGCGCTGCCGGTATGGCTGTTGTTGGCGCCGCGCGACTATTTGAGCACGTTCTTGAAAATCGGCACGATCGTCGGACTGGCGCTTGGCATTTTCGTCGTCATGCCGGACTTGCAAATGCCGGCGGTGACGAAATTTATCGATGGCACTGGGCCGGTGTTTGCCGGCAATCTGTTCCCGTTCTTGTTCATTACGATCGCTTGCGGCGCGGTGTCTGGATTCCACTCGCTCGTTTCATCCGGCACAACGCCGAAGATGATTGAGCGTGAAAGCCATGCGCGGCCGATCGGCTACGGTGCGATGCTGATGGAGTCGTTCGTCGCTGTCATGGCGATGGTGGCGGCTTGCGTCTTGACGCCAGGGGCGTATTTTGCCATCAACAGCCCGGCGGCTGTCATCGGAACCGATGTGGCGCAGGCGGCAAAAGTGGTATCGTCATGGGGCTTCACCGTCACGCCGGATATGCTTGCGCAGCTGGCGAAAGACGTCGGCGAGCAAACGGTGTTGTCGCGCACGGGCGGGGCGCCGACGTTGGCGATCGGGATGGCGCACATTTTATCAAGCGTCATCGGCGGCAAGGCGCTTATGGCGTTCTGGTATCACTTTGCCATCCTGTTTGAAGCGCTGTTCATCTTGACGACCATTGACGCCGGCACGCGCGTTGGCCGCTTTATGATCCAGGATATTATGGGGATGTTCTATAAACCGCTCGGCAAAACGGATTCGCTTGTCTCGAACTTGATCGCCACGACCCTTTGCGTACTGGCATGGGGTTACTTCCTGTACCAAGGTGTCGTCGACCCACTCGGCGGCATCAACACGCTATGGCCGCTGTTTGGCATCGCCAACCAAATGTTGGCTGGCATCGCCTTGTTGTTTGCTACGACGGTTCTGTTCAAAATGGGGAAAAAGGTGTATGTCTGGGTGACGCTCGTGCCGACGACATGGCTGCTTGTCGTTACGCTGACGGCTGGGTATCAAAAACTGTTCCATGAAAATGTCAAAATTGGTTTCTTGTCGCATGCGAAACTGTTCCAAGACAGCTTGAGCCAAGGCAAAATTTTAGCGCCGGCAACGAATGAGGCGCAAATGCGGCAAATTATTATGAACGACTACATTGATGCGACATTGTGCGCGATTTTCATGCTCGTTGTCATTGCGATGTTGATCTCGGCGTTGAACATCTGGATCAAAGTGTTGCAAAACAAACATGTGCCGCTCAAGGAAGCGCCGTATGTGCCGCGCAATGGAGAGGGAGCGAAGCACTATGCCTAA
- a CDS encoding TerC family protein, whose product MDLLSAEFWTALLSIVIIDLLLAGDNAIVIGLAARNLPKHQQKKAVVWGTVGAVVIRALATIFVVWLLKIPGLLLVGGVLLVWIAYKLLIEGKSHDDVEAGGSLWEAIRTIIIADALMGLDNVLAVAGAAHGSFLLVVLGLLISVPIMVWGSTLILKWIERFPIIITIGAGVLAWTAAKMIVDEPFLKAYFANPVVKYGFELLVVVVVIAAGAMRKRKSAKEPQPKAANE is encoded by the coding sequence ATGGATCTGTTGTCAGCAGAGTTTTGGACGGCGTTGCTGTCGATCGTCATTATTGATCTTTTGTTGGCAGGGGATAATGCGATTGTCATCGGACTTGCGGCCCGCAACTTACCTAAACACCAGCAAAAAAAGGCCGTTGTCTGGGGGACGGTCGGCGCCGTTGTCATTCGGGCGTTGGCGACGATCTTCGTTGTCTGGCTGCTGAAAATTCCGGGCCTCTTGCTTGTCGGTGGCGTGTTGCTTGTCTGGATTGCCTATAAGCTGTTGATCGAGGGAAAGAGCCACGACGATGTCGAAGCTGGGGGAAGTTTATGGGAGGCGATCCGCACGATCATTATTGCCGATGCGTTGATGGGGCTGGACAACGTATTGGCGGTCGCTGGTGCGGCGCATGGAAGTTTTCTCCTTGTTGTTCTCGGGTTGCTCATCTCCGTTCCGATCATGGTGTGGGGCAGTACGCTCATTTTAAAATGGATCGAGCGTTTCCCCATCATCATTACGATCGGAGCTGGAGTCCTCGCCTGGACGGCGGCGAAAATGATTGTCGATGAGCCGTTTTTAAAGGCGTATTTTGCTAACCCTGTCGTGAAGTATGGATTTGAGCTGCTCGTTGTTGTGGTTGTCATTGCGGCGGGAGCGATGAGAAAACGAAAAAGCGCCAAAGAGCCGCAACCGAAAGCCGCCAATGAATAA
- a CDS encoding DUF1232 domain-containing protein codes for MHKWWKRLRFIIHVRRFLPFLFEFFVSHEVPRRKKLFSLGLLLLYIALPLDLIPDWLALFGLIDDLAVFLFILQQIMKMAPISLKEKYNL; via the coding sequence ATGCACAAATGGTGGAAACGGCTCCGCTTCATCATTCATGTCCGGCGCTTTCTTCCGTTTTTGTTCGAATTTTTCGTTTCACATGAAGTGCCAAGGCGAAAAAAATTGTTTTCCCTCGGTTTGCTGCTTTTGTATATAGCGCTGCCGCTTGACCTCATTCCCGATTGGCTGGCGTTGTTTGGTTTGATCGATGATTTGGCCGTCTTCCTATTTATTTTGCAGCAAATCATGAAGATGGCTCCGATTTCATTAAAAGAAAAATATAATCTGTAA
- the sugE gene encoding quaternary ammonium compound efflux SMR transporter SugE — translation MAWIYLVVAGVFEVVWAIALKYTAGFTRLWPSVVTVLGMVASFYFLSMATKTLPIGTAYAVWTGIGALGAVVIGMLFLHEPVNAPRIAFLVLILVGIIGLKFTAGQ, via the coding sequence ATGGCGTGGATATACTTAGTTGTCGCCGGCGTATTTGAAGTTGTTTGGGCCATTGCGCTGAAATATACGGCGGGGTTTACTCGCCTTTGGCCTTCTGTCGTCACCGTTTTAGGGATGGTCGCCAGCTTTTACTTTTTATCGATGGCCACCAAAACATTGCCCATCGGCACTGCCTACGCGGTATGGACGGGAATCGGAGCGCTCGGGGCGGTCGTCATCGGCATGCTGTTTTTACATGAGCCTGTCAACGCGCCGCGGATCGCCTTTTTAGTGTTGATCCTCGTTGGGATCATAGGGCTGAAATTCACCGCTGGGCAGTAA
- a CDS encoding SpoVR family protein, with product MRQDELKELERAIAEITEIAEGFGLDFYPMRYEICPADILYTFGAYGMPTRFSHWSFGKQFYKMKLHYDLGLSKIYELVINSDPCYAFLLDTNTLIQNKLIVAHVLAHSDFFKNNVRFSNTKRDMVESMAATAERIKHYEHQYGKLEVEKFLDAVLAIQEHIDPSLLRPKLSWTWEDTEVYEEEEPPKTSTPYDDLWSLDERNKLKTPPRKKRRKFPPQPEKDVLLFIEEYSRELEDWQRDILTMMREEMLYFWPQLETKIMNEGWATYWHQRILREMDLTSDEAIEFAKLNANVVQPSRTGINPYYLGLKIFEDIEERWNNPTEEMKKYGVKPGSGRAKIFEVRELESDISFLRNYLTKELVMREDMYLFQKQGKEYKIVDKNWEHIRDQLVSMRVNGGFPYITVNDGDYMRNGELYLKHWYEGIELDLKYLEKVLPYIYQLWGRPVHMETVVEEKPMLFTYDGKTVHRKYL from the coding sequence ATGCGGCAGGACGAGCTGAAAGAGCTGGAACGGGCCATTGCGGAGATTACGGAAATTGCGGAAGGATTTGGCCTTGATTTTTATCCAATGCGTTATGAAATTTGCCCGGCGGACATTCTTTATACGTTTGGCGCCTATGGAATGCCGACGCGATTTTCCCACTGGAGCTTTGGGAAACAGTTTTACAAAATGAAGCTCCATTATGATTTAGGGCTAAGCAAAATTTACGAACTCGTCATCAATTCGGATCCTTGCTACGCATTTTTGCTTGATACGAATACGCTGATCCAAAATAAACTGATCGTCGCCCATGTGTTGGCGCACAGCGACTTTTTCAAAAACAACGTCCGCTTCAGCAACACGAAGCGCGATATGGTGGAAAGCATGGCGGCAACAGCAGAGCGGATCAAGCATTATGAACATCAATACGGAAAATTGGAAGTGGAAAAATTTTTGGATGCTGTTTTGGCTATTCAAGAGCATATCGACCCCTCGCTCCTGCGGCCGAAGCTGTCATGGACGTGGGAAGATACGGAAGTGTACGAAGAGGAAGAGCCTCCGAAAACATCGACGCCGTACGATGATTTATGGTCGCTCGACGAGCGAAACAAGCTGAAAACGCCGCCGCGAAAAAAACGGCGCAAATTCCCGCCGCAGCCGGAAAAAGATGTGCTGTTGTTCATTGAAGAATACAGCCGTGAGCTTGAGGACTGGCAGCGCGACATTTTAACGATGATGCGTGAGGAAATGCTTTATTTTTGGCCCCAACTCGAGACGAAAATCATGAACGAAGGCTGGGCGACGTATTGGCATCAGCGCATTTTGCGAGAGATGGACTTGACGAGCGATGAGGCGATTGAATTTGCGAAACTGAACGCCAACGTCGTGCAGCCGTCGCGCACGGGCATTAACCCCTACTATTTGGGGTTGAAAATTTTCGAAGACATTGAAGAGCGTTGGAACAACCCGACCGAAGAGATGAAAAAATACGGCGTCAAGCCGGGGTCGGGGCGGGCGAAAATTTTTGAAGTTCGCGAACTGGAGTCGGACATTTCGTTTCTGCGCAACTATTTGACGAAAGAGCTCGTCATGCGCGAAGATATGTATTTGTTCCAGAAACAAGGAAAAGAATATAAAATCGTCGACAAAAACTGGGAGCATATCCGCGACCAACTCGTCAGCATGCGGGTCAACGGCGGATTCCCGTATATCACGGTCAATGACGGCGATTATATGCGCAACGGAGAGTTGTATTTAAAACATTGGTATGAAGGGATTGAACTCGATCTGAAGTATTTAGAAAAAGTGCTCCCATACATTTATCAGTTGTGGGGCCGTCCGGTCCATATGGAGACGGTCGTCGAGGAAAAGCCGATGTTGTTTACGTATGACGGGAAGACGGTGCATCGAAAATATTTGTGA